In Desulfatiglans anilini DSM 4660, the following proteins share a genomic window:
- the tolB gene encoding Tol-Pal system beta propeller repeat protein TolB → MSFVFPLSRLLAVVAVGVLLFPGVVLFPFSADASARFYIDINAPSTPRFKIAIPDFLNLGGEAPKGVFTDPLDSIMSNDLDLSGFFEPMDKGAFLEAPGDAGNLDVTQFKNWSVIGAELLLKGGYRLEGDELEIDVKLYDVFSGRQILGKRMTGRAAGHRYLVHRLAGEIIKLLTGNEGIFQSKLAFVGTATGNKEIYVCDFDGYNPVQITRDKSIALLPRWSPDGGNILFTSYKDGGGPKLYLKEWPGGAVRRISGDAGLNIGAGWAPDGRSIALTRSGKGSPDIYLIDPKGKNIRQLTNHWGIDVSPTFSPDGSRIAFVSNRSGSPQIYVKDLRSGSEERITFEGRYNTSPSWSALDRIAYVSMQDGNFDIFAIDPDGRRLMRLTDGQGNNEDPCWSPDGRYLAFSSNRTGRYQIYMMTANGQNQKRLTSGAGEQTAPSWAP, encoded by the coding sequence ATGTCTTTTGTTTTTCCGTTGAGCCGGCTGTTGGCGGTTGTTGCAGTCGGTGTGTTGCTTTTTCCGGGTGTGGTGCTGTTCCCTTTTTCCGCGGATGCTTCCGCCCGTTTTTATATTGATATCAACGCGCCTTCCACGCCGCGATTCAAGATCGCCATTCCCGATTTCCTCAATCTGGGAGGTGAGGCGCCAAAGGGTGTTTTTACGGATCCACTGGACAGCATCATGTCCAATGATCTCGATTTGAGCGGATTCTTCGAGCCGATGGACAAAGGCGCCTTTCTCGAGGCGCCGGGGGATGCCGGGAACCTGGATGTGACGCAGTTCAAGAACTGGTCCGTTATTGGTGCAGAGCTTCTTCTCAAAGGTGGATACCGTCTTGAGGGGGACGAACTCGAGATCGACGTAAAGCTCTACGATGTCTTCTCCGGTCGCCAAATTTTGGGGAAGCGGATGACGGGCCGGGCTGCCGGCCACCGGTATCTCGTTCACCGTTTGGCGGGCGAGATCATCAAACTCCTTACCGGGAACGAAGGGATATTTCAGAGCAAGTTGGCCTTCGTCGGAACGGCGACCGGGAACAAGGAAATCTACGTATGCGACTTCGACGGCTATAACCCGGTTCAGATCACCCGTGACAAGAGCATCGCGCTTCTTCCGCGGTGGTCTCCCGACGGAGGAAATATCCTTTTCACCTCTTACAAAGACGGCGGCGGCCCTAAGCTTTATCTCAAAGAGTGGCCCGGAGGGGCTGTCAGACGAATCTCGGGTGATGCCGGCCTGAACATCGGGGCCGGGTGGGCCCCGGATGGCCGGAGCATCGCCCTGACCCGCAGCGGCAAAGGAAGTCCGGATATCTATCTGATCGATCCGAAGGGGAAAAACATCAGGCAGCTTACGAACCACTGGGGCATCGACGTTTCGCCGACCTTTTCCCCTGACGGCAGCCGGATCGCTTTCGTATCGAATCGGTCGGGATCACCGCAAATTTACGTGAAGGACCTCCGCTCCGGCTCGGAGGAGCGGATTACGTTTGAAGGCAGATACAATACGTCACCCTCGTGGTCCGCTCTCGACCGTATTGCTTATGTGTCCATGCAGGACGGGAATTTCGATATCTTTGCCATCGACCCGGACGGAAGGCGGCTGATGCGTTTGACGGACGGCCAGGGAAACAACGAGGATCCCTGCTGGTCTCCGGACGGGCGCTATTTGGCGTTCAGCTCGAACCGTACCGGGCGCTATCAGATATATATGATGACTGCAAACGGTCAGAACCAAAAGAGGCTTACCTCCGGCGCGGGTGAACAGACGGCGCCGTCGTGGGCCCCTTAG
- a CDS encoding energy transducer TonB — protein MSWVMRGRAAGAMQPNWPSMLLISALLHVCAFAVLLLVPGAMPTRDIKGTVYEVSLVDLPNRLGSPDKAPKAGKGEPAALPKAAAPKPAASKPLVAPKPLPPQPPAVKKIAPVKKAPEKVVPIAKRTIEKPVKADKPPEASLAKRVDEALSKIEKQAAERRQREEAERAKREAAERARRDAKKAAARDENLIDSAVARLEERLRTSGGGSGEGGSAGGGGPVQGISLRIYEMEVTSWIKSNWSYPVALTEPDQRKDLMAVVLVKVKNDGTVLDVMLKEPSKNPVFDQSVLKAVERSDPLPPFPEGFNRPIGEFEITFNLSEFEGM, from the coding sequence ATGTCCTGGGTGATGCGCGGGCGGGCTGCGGGGGCGATGCAGCCGAATTGGCCGTCGATGCTGCTGATATCCGCCCTGCTCCATGTGTGCGCATTTGCAGTGCTCCTGCTCGTTCCGGGTGCGATGCCTACGCGCGATATCAAAGGCACGGTTTACGAGGTGAGCCTGGTGGATTTGCCGAACCGGCTCGGTTCTCCGGACAAGGCGCCGAAGGCGGGCAAGGGTGAGCCGGCGGCATTGCCGAAGGCCGCCGCCCCGAAACCAGCCGCCTCCAAGCCGTTGGTTGCGCCTAAACCTCTGCCCCCCCAGCCGCCGGCAGTGAAGAAGATCGCCCCGGTGAAAAAGGCACCGGAAAAGGTCGTTCCAATCGCCAAGCGGACGATCGAAAAACCGGTCAAAGCGGACAAGCCTCCGGAGGCGAGCCTTGCAAAGCGTGTCGACGAGGCGCTTTCCAAGATCGAAAAGCAGGCGGCGGAGAGAAGGCAGAGGGAGGAGGCGGAGCGTGCGAAGCGCGAGGCGGCGGAGCGTGCGAGGCGGGACGCGAAAAAGGCCGCCGCCCGGGATGAAAACCTGATCGACAGCGCCGTCGCCCGTCTGGAGGAGCGCCTGCGGACCAGCGGGGGCGGAAGCGGGGAGGGGGGTTCTGCTGGCGGTGGCGGACCGGTGCAGGGAATTTCCCTGCGCATCTATGAAATGGAGGTGACGAGTTGGATCAAGAGCAACTGGTCTTACCCCGTCGCACTGACGGAGCCCGATCAGCGGAAGGACCTGATGGCGGTCGTGCTGGTGAAGGTCAAGAATGACGGGACGGTTTTGGATGTCATGTTGAAGGAGCCTTCGAAAAACCCAGTGTTCGATCAATCGGTGCTGAAGGCGGTCGAGCGTTCCGATCCGTTGCCGCCGTTTCCAGAGGGGTTCAATCGGCCCATCGGGGAGTTTGAAATCACGTTTAATCTGAGTGAATTCGAGGGGATGTAA
- the tolR gene encoding protein TolR, which yields MGHIGDQKKFMSEINVTPLVDVMLVLLIIFMVTTPMLMQGVDVNLPKTDARPIKTKEDPLIITIQKDQKILFEDHEMPMEGLETKISKIFENRRDKEVLLRADRDVSYGFVMQVIARVKAAGIDKLGMVTEPLE from the coding sequence ATGGGACACATCGGCGATCAAAAAAAGTTCATGTCGGAGATCAATGTCACCCCCCTGGTGGACGTCATGCTGGTGCTCTTGATCATTTTCATGGTTACGACACCCATGCTCATGCAGGGGGTCGATGTCAATCTGCCGAAGACCGATGCCCGCCCCATCAAGACGAAGGAGGATCCGCTGATCATCACCATTCAGAAAGACCAGAAGATCCTTTTCGAAGACCACGAGATGCCGATGGAAGGTCTGGAAACCAAGATCAGCAAGATCTTCGAGAACCGACGGGATAAAGAGGTGCTCCTCCGCGCCGACCGTGACGTGTCCTACGGCTTTGTCATGCAGGTCATCGCGCGGGTCAAGGCGGCGGGGATCGACAAACTCGGTATGGTAACCGAACCACTTGAGTGA
- the tolQ gene encoding protein TolQ, protein MIQVPLVAQGPAVVFAAGAPGGDILHMVLSAGLMVKLVLLILLVFSVVSWAIILIKARLLRKARKETESFLDLFKEGLELKKIFMAAESYGFSPVARLFRSGYAEFNRLKKIELSLAAEEGHVADSGSLVWSKQTMMDNLNRALEKEVIEQVNRFEDSLGFLATTGNAAPFVGLFGTVWGIMESFHSIGLKGAANLAVVAPGISEALVATAAGLAAAIPAVVAFNAFNRRVSALRVDMDIFTADFLSMVERQLLKRQTIGRPVR, encoded by the coding sequence ATGATCCAGGTTCCGCTCGTTGCCCAAGGGCCCGCCGTCGTTTTCGCGGCGGGTGCCCCTGGGGGGGATATCCTTCATATGGTGCTCAGCGCCGGTCTGATGGTCAAGCTGGTGTTGCTGATTTTGCTGGTCTTCTCGGTTGTTTCATGGGCCATCATCCTGATAAAGGCACGCCTTCTGCGCAAGGCCCGCAAGGAAACGGAAAGTTTTCTGGACCTGTTCAAGGAGGGCCTGGAGCTCAAAAAGATATTCATGGCGGCCGAGAGCTACGGCTTCAGTCCGGTGGCACGCCTGTTCAGATCCGGATATGCGGAATTCAACCGGCTGAAAAAGATCGAACTCTCACTGGCCGCTGAAGAGGGGCACGTCGCTGATTCCGGATCTCTTGTCTGGTCCAAGCAAACCATGATGGACAACCTGAATCGGGCCCTGGAAAAAGAGGTGATCGAGCAGGTGAACCGATTCGAGGATTCCCTCGGTTTTCTGGCGACGACAGGAAATGCGGCGCCTTTTGTGGGACTTTTCGGAACGGTTTGGGGTATCATGGAGTCATTCCACTCCATCGGTCTGAAAGGGGCAGCCAATCTCGCCGTTGTTGCGCCCGGGATCTCCGAGGCGCTGGTGGCGACAGCGGCAGGACTGGCCGCTGCGATTCCTGCGGTCGTGGCCTTCAATGCCTTCAACCGCCGGGTTTCAGCGTTGAGGGTGGATATGGATATCTTTACCGCCGATTTTCTGAGCATGGTCGAAAGGCAGCTGCTCAAGCGCCAGACCATCGGGCGGCCGGTGCGATAG
- the mobB gene encoding molybdopterin-guanine dinucleotide biosynthesis protein B — protein sequence MPETIAAPPVVAFVGWSDTGKTTFIEKLIPVLVKSGLRVGTVKHHKSGFEMDRAGKDSWRHKQAGAAATLVSSPVRIGMVQDVDHDYTLDELLPFFRNVDLVLAEGYKHEAEKKIEVFRPLSAGFKPLCANDRHLIALVSDLPLDLGVPRFGLEDAGGVAQFLAAFFELTPRK from the coding sequence ATGCCCGAAACGATCGCGGCGCCGCCGGTGGTTGCATTTGTCGGCTGGTCGGATACCGGAAAGACGACCTTCATCGAAAAGCTGATACCGGTCCTGGTGAAGTCCGGTCTGCGTGTTGGGACCGTCAAACACCACAAGAGCGGATTCGAGATGGACCGCGCCGGAAAGGACAGCTGGCGCCACAAACAGGCGGGCGCCGCGGCGACGCTCGTATCCTCCCCGGTGCGGATCGGGATGGTGCAGGATGTGGACCATGATTACACCCTGGATGAATTGCTCCCTTTCTTCAGAAATGTCGACCTCGTTCTGGCCGAGGGTTACAAGCACGAGGCTGAGAAGAAGATCGAGGTGTTTCGGCCTCTTTCTGCGGGGTTCAAACCGCTTTGTGCGAACGACCGCCACCTGATCGCTCTGGTGAGCGATCTGCCGCTGGACCTGGGCGTGCCGCGCTTCGGCCTGGAGGATGCGGGTGGTGTGGCGCAGTTCCTGGCGGCCTTTTTCGAACTTACCCCACGCAAATAG
- the moaA gene encoding GTP 3',8-cyclase MoaA, which translates to MMSSQLVSIPTARTINYLRVSITDRCNLRCCYCMPEGGVPVMPHDEILSYEEMLRLIGVFVQGGIRKVRITGGEPLVRKDSVDLLGRLHQMPGLEEVTLTTNGVLLKEFAAQLKKSGVSRLNISLDSLKPERFARITRRDRFEDVVAGIHLAESLGFDPIKINVVMMRGVNDDEIGDFFRLAKERPYQIRFIEYMPVGAANSWDPAQFVSSKEIYETISQFGRLEPLEAGMLDGPARCYRVVEGAGQIGLISALSDHFCERCNRLRLTADGQLRTCLFSDAEVSLKAPLRQGGSDEELLDLIRLAIKNKPKGHGLQRVRPEACLRQMSRIGG; encoded by the coding sequence ATGATGTCCAGTCAACTAGTCTCTATTCCGACCGCTCGTACGATCAACTATCTGCGTGTTTCGATAACGGACCGGTGCAATCTGCGCTGCTGCTACTGCATGCCCGAGGGCGGTGTTCCGGTGATGCCGCACGACGAGATCCTTTCTTACGAAGAAATGCTCCGGTTGATCGGGGTCTTCGTCCAGGGCGGGATCCGGAAAGTCCGCATCACCGGCGGCGAACCGCTGGTCCGGAAGGATTCCGTGGACCTGCTGGGCAGGCTTCACCAAATGCCTGGGCTGGAAGAGGTGACCCTGACGACCAATGGGGTGCTCCTGAAGGAATTCGCCGCGCAACTCAAGAAGAGCGGCGTCAGCCGACTCAACATCAGCCTCGACTCCCTCAAGCCGGAGCGTTTCGCGCGGATCACACGGCGGGACCGGTTCGAAGACGTTGTCGCCGGGATTCATCTGGCCGAGAGCCTTGGGTTCGATCCGATCAAGATCAACGTGGTGATGATGCGGGGTGTGAACGATGACGAGATCGGGGATTTTTTTCGGCTGGCCAAGGAGCGTCCCTATCAGATCCGCTTCATCGAGTACATGCCGGTTGGTGCTGCCAACAGCTGGGATCCGGCCCAGTTCGTCTCGTCGAAGGAGATTTACGAGACCATTTCGCAGTTCGGCCGGCTGGAGCCGCTGGAGGCCGGGATGCTCGACGGCCCTGCGCGGTGTTACCGGGTGGTCGAAGGGGCCGGTCAAATCGGTTTAATCAGCGCCCTGAGCGACCACTTCTGCGAGCGCTGCAACCGCCTGCGCCTCACCGCGGACGGACAGCTGAGGACCTGCCTTTTCTCCGACGCCGAGGTGTCCCTCAAGGCCCCGTTGCGGCAGGGCGGCTCGGACGAGGAACTCCTCGACCTCATCAGGCTGGCGATCAAAAACAAGCCCAAAGGGCACGGGCTGCAGCGGGTGCGTCCTGAGGCCTGCCTGCGTCAGATGTCCCGAATCGGCGGATAA
- a CDS encoding VOC family protein produces MKVNKLDHICIAVRDLDAAKKVWEPVLGKSGPDDAYVDEPEKIRVARYWVGEVGFELMESTTPDGPVAKWIDKHGEGVMLVSLNVDDTRKAVEELQSKDYPFIPTPDGEVARPFRDCEFAFVHPKKMNNVLLEVIDYKWDELKK; encoded by the coding sequence ATGAAGGTCAACAAGCTGGATCATATTTGTATCGCCGTCCGGGATCTGGACGCGGCTAAAAAGGTTTGGGAGCCGGTTCTCGGCAAGAGCGGACCGGACGATGCCTACGTCGATGAGCCGGAGAAGATCCGCGTGGCGCGGTATTGGGTCGGCGAAGTGGGTTTCGAGTTGATGGAGTCGACGACGCCGGATGGCCCGGTGGCCAAGTGGATCGACAAGCACGGCGAGGGGGTGATGCTTGTGAGCCTGAACGTGGACGACACCCGCAAGGCCGTCGAGGAGCTTCAATCGAAGGATTACCCCTTCATTCCCACCCCGGACGGGGAGGTGGCAAGGCCTTTCCGGGACTGCGAATTCGCCTTCGTTCATCCCAAAAAGATGAACAACGTTCTGCTCGAAGTGATCGACTACAAATGGGATGAATTGAAGAAATAG
- a CDS encoding winged helix-turn-helix domain-containing protein, producing the protein MEERKAQPDSKGAEALRLKTRLWIVDENDRIIMGEGRREILETIDKTGSINQTAKLMKMSYKAVWGKIKATEKTLGRRIVHTDRKEGTHLTDAGRELLEKYRVLKEQCIAEENRMFSKLFRGQAPS; encoded by the coding sequence GTGGAGGAACGTAAAGCACAGCCGGACAGCAAGGGCGCCGAAGCCCTGCGCTTGAAGACGCGGCTTTGGATCGTCGATGAAAACGATCGTATCATCATGGGCGAAGGCCGGAGAGAAATCCTCGAAACGATCGACAAGACCGGGTCCATCAACCAGACGGCCAAGCTCATGAAGATGTCCTACAAGGCGGTCTGGGGCAAGATCAAGGCGACCGAAAAGACGCTGGGGCGGCGCATCGTGCACACCGACCGCAAAGAAGGGACGCATCTGACCGATGCCGGACGGGAACTCTTGGAAAAGTACCGGGTCCTGAAAGAGCAGTGCATCGCCGAAGAAAACCGGATGTTTTCGAAGCTGTTCAGGGGCCAGGCGCCGAGCTGA
- a CDS encoding molybdopterin biosynthesis protein, whose translation MKRNVYLDMKTIEEAQGLFLERFGRGRRTEAERVEVSEALGRITAEPVFARWSVPTYHSAAMDGAAVRAADTYGATETRPRRLEIGKEAVWINTGQPMPAGFNAVIMIEKIHTLDADRIEIRASAYPWQNVRKVGEDVVASQLLFTQDHRIRPCDIGALISAGVFELLVRRRPLVAIIPTGTEIVPFEEARRIDAPEGTQIVESNAHLLSALVEECGGEAVICPVAPDQEDRVRQALQMALDLNPQVVIVNAGSSAGSKDFTAHAIGSMGEILVHGVAMMPGKPTILADVGGRPVVGNPGYAVSSVLSFEHFVKPLLYRLQGRRLPAGQTVAVTPVRDIPSKPGVEEFLRVNIGQVGGRYVAVPLPRAAGSITSLTRAEGLIRVPLLTEGISRKETVEAMLLVDREELSRTVVMIGSHDMTIDILADELRRLGLPARIVSGNVGSVGGLLALKKGSCHMAGSHLLDVESGRYNLPYIERYLKEVPVSVFHLALRDQGLMVAKGNPKGIEGLQDLTRPDVLFVNRQAGSGTRVLLDYSLQSAGIDSAGVRGYDQEEFTHTAVAVDVVSGVADCGMGIFAAAKALDLDFIPVVREQYDVVVLREALESEAVRMALETMRSGDFRRRVTAMGGYDPSRSGELWQEVG comes from the coding sequence GAGGCCGAGCGAGTCGAGGTGAGCGAGGCTCTGGGAAGGATCACCGCCGAGCCGGTCTTCGCCCGCTGGTCCGTGCCGACTTACCACTCGGCGGCCATGGACGGGGCGGCGGTCCGTGCCGCGGATACTTACGGGGCGACCGAAACGCGGCCGCGCCGGCTCGAGATCGGAAAGGAGGCCGTCTGGATCAACACGGGCCAGCCCATGCCGGCGGGGTTCAACGCCGTCATCATGATCGAAAAGATCCACACCCTGGACGCGGACCGGATCGAGATCAGGGCCTCCGCCTACCCGTGGCAGAACGTGCGCAAGGTGGGCGAGGACGTCGTCGCCAGCCAGTTGCTCTTTACGCAGGATCACCGTATCCGGCCCTGTGACATCGGTGCGCTGATCAGCGCCGGGGTCTTCGAACTGCTGGTCCGGCGCCGCCCGCTGGTCGCGATCATCCCGACAGGCACCGAGATCGTTCCTTTCGAGGAGGCCCGGAGGATCGATGCGCCAGAGGGCACGCAGATCGTGGAGTCCAACGCGCATCTTCTCTCGGCTCTGGTCGAGGAGTGCGGCGGCGAGGCCGTGATCTGTCCGGTGGCGCCGGATCAGGAGGACCGCGTCCGTCAGGCGCTCCAGATGGCCCTTGATCTGAACCCCCAAGTGGTGATAGTCAATGCAGGATCCTCCGCCGGCAGCAAGGACTTCACCGCGCACGCCATCGGTTCGATGGGCGAGATCCTGGTCCACGGCGTGGCGATGATGCCGGGGAAGCCGACGATCCTGGCCGATGTCGGCGGCAGACCCGTTGTAGGAAACCCCGGGTACGCCGTCTCGTCCGTCCTTTCCTTCGAGCATTTCGTCAAACCGCTCCTCTACCGTCTGCAGGGGCGTCGCTTGCCGGCGGGGCAGACCGTGGCGGTTACGCCGGTGAGAGATATCCCTTCGAAACCGGGGGTCGAGGAGTTTCTCCGCGTCAATATCGGCCAGGTAGGCGGCCGTTATGTCGCCGTGCCGCTGCCGAGGGCGGCCGGGTCCATCACGAGTCTGACCCGGGCCGAGGGCCTGATCAGGGTGCCTCTTCTGACGGAGGGGATCTCCCGTAAGGAGACGGTGGAGGCGATGCTCCTCGTGGACCGTGAAGAGTTGAGCCGGACGGTGGTGATGATCGGAAGCCACGACATGACCATCGACATCCTGGCCGACGAACTCCGCCGGCTGGGCCTCCCGGCCCGGATCGTTTCGGGGAATGTGGGAAGTGTGGGGGGGTTGCTGGCCCTCAAGAAGGGGTCGTGCCACATGGCCGGTTCGCATCTCCTGGATGTGGAATCCGGCCGGTACAATTTGCCCTACATCGAGCGCTACTTGAAGGAAGTGCCGGTGAGCGTCTTTCACCTCGCCTTGAGGGATCAGGGACTGATGGTCGCCAAGGGCAACCCCAAGGGGATCGAGGGCCTTCAGGATTTGACGCGGCCGGACGTCCTGTTCGTCAATCGGCAGGCCGGTTCGGGAACGCGGGTTCTCCTCGATTACAGCCTCCAATCGGCCGGTATTGATTCTGCCGGCGTCAGGGGGTATGATCAGGAGGAATTCACGCACACGGCAGTGGCCGTGGATGTCGTGAGCGGGGTGGCGGATTGCGGGATGGGGATCTTCGCCGCCGCCAAGGCGCTGGACCTCGATTTTATCCCCGTTGTGCGGGAGCAGTACGATGTCGTGGTGCTGCGCGAGGCGCTCGAGTCCGAGGCGGTCCGGATGGCGCTCGAAACGATGCGGTCCGGGGATTTTCGACGGCGTGTCACGGCGATGGGGGGCTACGACCCCTCTCGAAGCGGTGAACTCTGGCAGGAGGTGGGTTGA